One Microbacterium keratanolyticum DNA window includes the following coding sequences:
- a CDS encoding HNH endonuclease: protein MPASNTRRARLNRKRARRVAAADNDLTSLEWEQLRDAWGGCAYCGASGVPLQRDCVQPISRGGRYTIANVVPACASCNASKSNGEVTTWMRRKKLDERTFLLRMRAVHDELLAVANDRQKADAASGTLASTEPSA, encoded by the coding sequence ATGCCCGCAAGCAACACCCGCCGCGCCCGCCTGAATCGCAAGCGGGCTCGTCGGGTCGCCGCGGCCGACAACGACCTCACCTCCCTCGAGTGGGAGCAGCTGCGCGATGCCTGGGGCGGGTGCGCGTACTGCGGAGCATCCGGCGTCCCGCTGCAGCGCGACTGCGTGCAGCCCATCTCCCGCGGCGGGCGGTACACGATCGCCAACGTCGTGCCGGCCTGTGCATCGTGCAATGCCAGCAAGTCGAACGGCGAGGTCACGACGTGGATGCGTCGGAAGAAGCTCGACGAACGGACGTTCCTGTTGCGCATGCGCGCGGTGCACGACGAACTTCTGGCCGTCGCGAACGACCGCCAGAAGGCGGATGCGGCCTCCGGTACGCTTGCCAGCACCGAGCCGTCCGCCTGA